One genomic region from Listeria monocytogenes encodes:
- a CDS encoding ABC transporter substrate-binding protein → MHQKHKWAAILMTVLLAVVLTACGSSSDKDSSKEKESATKTVTDTTDRKVEVPTTPKRIVALQNVSEMEILGVKPVGTTDYYITTYPDATKGTESVGNDKPSIEKIANLKPDLIIISDYQKDLLENLEKVAPVYITHFGDTPDKQLSNIANLLNKKAEKEKWDKDYAASSKEAKATLKNAGVANEKAAVIQFYGKEIYVHDAKVFDGLYSGAGFTPTDAAKANKETKAISSEAIPEYAAGADRLFILMPADGNTDSVDEMLKGVWKDIPAVKKNQVYKVDNTKWSDYSAAAQLYQMEDAVKQITGK, encoded by the coding sequence ATGCACCAAAAGCATAAATGGGCTGCTATTTTGATGACTGTGCTTTTAGCAGTAGTATTAACCGCTTGTGGCAGTTCTTCGGATAAAGACTCAAGCAAAGAAAAGGAATCCGCAACAAAAACGGTCACTGATACAACGGACCGCAAAGTAGAAGTTCCAACAACGCCGAAAAGAATTGTCGCACTTCAAAACGTAAGCGAAATGGAAATTCTTGGCGTTAAACCTGTTGGTACAACTGATTATTACATCACTACATACCCTGATGCAACAAAAGGGACAGAAAGTGTTGGTAATGACAAACCTAGTATTGAAAAAATCGCTAATTTAAAACCAGACTTAATTATTATTAGTGATTACCAAAAAGATCTTTTAGAGAATTTGGAAAAAGTGGCTCCTGTTTATATCACGCATTTTGGTGATACTCCGGACAAACAACTTTCTAACATTGCTAATCTCTTAAATAAAAAAGCAGAGAAAGAAAAATGGGACAAAGATTACGCGGCAAGCTCCAAAGAAGCAAAAGCAACACTCAAAAATGCTGGTGTTGCGAACGAAAAAGCTGCAGTAATTCAATTTTATGGTAAAGAAATCTATGTGCACGATGCAAAAGTCTTTGACGGCTTATACTCCGGCGCGGGTTTCACACCAACAGACGCTGCTAAAGCAAACAAAGAAACAAAAGCTATTTCTAGTGAAGCAATTCCTGAATATGCAGCTGGAGCAGATCGTCTCTTCATCTTAATGCCAGCTGATGGCAACACGGATTCTGTGGATGAAATGCTAAAAGGTGTTTGGAAAGATATTCCAGCCGTGAAGAAAAACCAAGTGTATAAAGTGGATAATACTAAATGGAGCGACTACAGTGCCGCTGCTCAACTTTATCAAATGGAAGATGCTGTAAAACAAATTACTGGTAAATAA
- a CDS encoding PTS glucitol/sorbitol transporter subunit IIC yields the protein MNYIEWFGTNFIGLFEAGGKQFVSFMTGIVPLLIVLLTFTYSIIAFIGEERVNRAIQFSAKNMILRYTLMPVLSVLMLTNPMAYTFGRFVKEHQKPAFYDSVVSFLHPVTGLFPYANAGELFVYLGIANGVVEAGYSMSSLAVRYFLAGIVVILMRGVITETITKFLMRKEKV from the coding sequence GTGAATTATATTGAATGGTTTGGAACAAACTTTATCGGCCTATTTGAGGCTGGCGGCAAACAGTTTGTGAGTTTTATGACAGGAATTGTCCCTCTTTTAATTGTCCTTTTAACTTTTACTTACTCGATTATCGCCTTTATCGGGGAGGAACGAGTCAACCGAGCAATCCAATTTTCAGCCAAGAACATGATTTTGCGTTATACCTTAATGCCCGTTTTATCCGTACTGATGCTAACAAATCCAATGGCTTATACATTCGGTCGTTTTGTTAAAGAGCATCAGAAACCAGCTTTTTATGACTCCGTTGTATCGTTTTTGCATCCAGTCACAGGATTATTTCCGTATGCGAATGCTGGTGAATTATTTGTTTATCTAGGCATTGCTAATGGTGTGGTTGAAGCTGGATATAGTATGTCAAGCCTTGCAGTTCGTTACTTCCTAGCTGGCATCGTGGTTATATTAATGCGTGGTGTGATTACAGAAACAATTACGAAATTCTTAATGCGAAAAGAAAAAGTCTGA
- a CDS encoding tagatose-bisphosphate aldolase — protein MVQITKGKFDGLQRLSNDKGVIAALAIDQRGSLKKMIQQAKGTENKKDVEDFKQLVSEELTPYASAILLDLEYGTPAIKARHEGSGLLTSYEKTGYDATTPGKLPDLIEDLSALRIKENGGDAVKILVYYDPDEPAEINEIKYAFLERIGAECRAVDIPFFLEPITYDATVTDSGSLEYAKLKPAKVKASIKEFSKPRYGVDVLKLEVPVNFKYVEGFAEGEVAYTQDEAARHFEECSDLSPLPFIYLSAGVTSEMFHKTIQFANQHNVQYSGVLCGRATWADGIEVYGKQGDDALREWLRTQGKENITSLDKLLDEGAVPWWTKYGSFEDVHVVEKQ, from the coding sequence ATGGTACAAATAACAAAAGGTAAATTTGATGGTTTACAAAGACTCTCCAACGATAAAGGTGTCATTGCAGCGCTTGCCATTGACCAACGTGGCTCACTCAAAAAAATGATCCAACAAGCTAAAGGAACAGAAAATAAAAAGGATGTAGAGGACTTCAAACAACTTGTTTCTGAAGAACTAACTCCTTATGCTTCTGCAATTTTGCTTGATTTAGAATATGGTACTCCAGCAATCAAAGCTCGCCACGAAGGTAGCGGACTTTTAACTTCTTATGAAAAAACAGGATATGACGCAACTACTCCTGGTAAACTTCCTGATTTAATTGAAGATTTATCAGCACTTCGTATTAAAGAAAATGGTGGAGATGCAGTTAAAATTCTTGTTTATTATGATCCAGATGAGCCTGCTGAAATTAATGAAATCAAATATGCCTTTTTAGAAAGAATTGGTGCTGAATGTCGCGCAGTTGATATTCCATTTTTCTTAGAGCCAATTACTTATGATGCAACAGTTACTGATTCTGGTTCTCTAGAATATGCTAAATTGAAACCAGCAAAAGTAAAAGCTTCTATTAAAGAATTCTCTAAACCTCGTTATGGTGTAGATGTACTTAAACTTGAAGTTCCAGTTAACTTTAAATATGTGGAAGGTTTTGCTGAAGGTGAAGTAGCTTATACGCAAGACGAGGCAGCTCGTCATTTTGAAGAGTGTTCCGACTTAAGCCCACTTCCATTTATTTATCTAAGTGCTGGTGTAACTTCTGAAATGTTCCATAAAACAATCCAATTCGCGAACCAACATAACGTGCAGTATAGCGGCGTTCTTTGTGGTCGTGCAACTTGGGCTGATGGTATTGAAGTGTATGGTAAACAAGGCGATGACGCTTTACGTGAATGGCTTCGTACACAAGGAAAAGAAAACATTACTTCTCTTGATAAATTGCTTGATGAAGGTGCCGTTCCTTGGTGGACAAAATATGGTTCTTTCGAAGACGTACACGTTGTAGAAAAACAATAG
- a CDS encoding PTS glucitol/sorbitol transporter subunit IIA has product MTISKIMEIGPLVPAFEEEKIVILFGPTATNELREISVIHEFQDAPNNALTKGNTLLIGEQVYTIEEVGTDANKNLEELGHISVYFRSGQNEVLPGAIVVSPEVFPTITVGDSIQF; this is encoded by the coding sequence ATGACTATAAGTAAAATTATGGAAATCGGGCCACTTGTCCCCGCTTTTGAAGAAGAAAAAATTGTTATTTTATTCGGACCAACAGCTACTAATGAATTACGTGAAATATCGGTTATTCACGAATTCCAAGATGCACCGAATAACGCCCTTACTAAAGGGAACACATTACTAATTGGCGAACAAGTGTATACAATAGAAGAAGTCGGCACAGACGCAAACAAAAACCTCGAAGAACTTGGTCATATTTCCGTTTATTTCCGCTCAGGACAAAATGAAGTTTTACCGGGAGCTATTGTTGTTTCTCCAGAAGTTTTTCCAACAATTACGGTTGGCGATAGTATTCAATTTTAA
- a CDS encoding PTS glucitol/sorbitol transporter subunit IIB: MYQSIHVNKGQGGWGVGLDITPSEPRTKVVSITGGGIHPVALRIAELSGAEAVDGFKNSIPEEEMMCVVIDCGGTARIGVYPMKRIPTVDVLPSSPSGPLAKHITEDIFVSGVKPEDIEVRDISAEPGKPFDREKFKEDYAKIKEDQKEASELKEGFLVKFSRGIGKAMGVFYQAGRDSVDMLIKNIIPFMAFISMIIGIINYTGIGKLIANTLSPLAGSLWGMLLIAFICSLPFLSPILGPGAVIAQVIGVLIGSQIAIGAIPVTYALPALFAINAQAGCDFIPVGLSLAEAKPKTVQFGVPAILYSRMITGVLAVVIAWVFSIGMY, from the coding sequence ATGTATCAATCAATTCATGTGAATAAAGGTCAAGGTGGTTGGGGAGTTGGACTAGATATCACTCCGAGCGAACCGAGAACAAAAGTTGTTTCTATTACTGGTGGTGGTATTCATCCCGTAGCACTGAGAATTGCTGAATTATCTGGAGCTGAAGCCGTGGATGGCTTTAAAAATTCAATTCCTGAAGAAGAAATGATGTGTGTTGTTATTGATTGTGGTGGCACTGCTCGAATTGGAGTTTATCCGATGAAACGTATTCCAACAGTCGATGTTCTTCCTTCTTCTCCATCAGGCCCACTCGCAAAACATATTACAGAAGATATTTTTGTTTCTGGCGTCAAACCTGAAGATATTGAAGTTCGAGATATAAGCGCTGAGCCTGGTAAACCATTTGACAGAGAGAAATTCAAAGAAGATTATGCCAAAATTAAAGAAGACCAAAAAGAAGCAAGCGAATTAAAAGAAGGCTTTCTCGTAAAATTTTCACGCGGTATCGGGAAGGCAATGGGCGTTTTCTATCAAGCCGGGCGTGATTCCGTTGATATGCTCATTAAAAACATTATTCCGTTTATGGCTTTTATTAGTATGATTATCGGTATTATTAATTACACTGGGATTGGGAAATTAATTGCGAATACACTCTCTCCACTTGCTGGATCACTGTGGGGAATGTTACTAATTGCGTTTATTTGTAGTTTGCCTTTTCTTTCACCGATTCTTGGACCTGGGGCGGTTATCGCTCAAGTAATTGGTGTTTTAATCGGATCCCAAATTGCGATTGGTGCGATTCCAGTTACTTACGCCCTACCAGCACTATTTGCGATTAATGCTCAAGCTGGTTGTGACTTTATCCCCGTAGGACTTTCTCTTGCAGAAGCTAAGCCAAAAACGGTTCAGTTCGGCGTTCCAGCCATTCTTTATAGCCGGATGATTACTGGTGTCCTTGCCGTTGTTATCGCATGGGTATTCAGTATCGGTATGTATTAA
- a CDS encoding M20 family metallopeptidase has product MNQKIKQIVLNNESEMIAFRRDLHMHPELQWQEFRTTDQVAKELDKLDIPYRRTEPTGLIAELKGGKSGKTVALRADMDALPVQELNQDLPYKSTEDGKMHACGHDAHTAMLIAAAKALVEIKDELPGTVRFIFQPSEEIAEGAKEMIAQGAMEDVDHVFGIHIWSQTPSGKISCVVGSTFASADIIQIDFKGQGGHGAMPHDTIDAAVIASSFIMNLQAIVARETDPLDPVVVTIGKMDVGTRYNVIAENARLEGTLRCFNNTTRAKVAKSIEHYAKQTAAIYGGTAEMIYKQGTQPVINDEKSALLVQETITESFGEEMLYFERPTTGGEDFSYFQDEAPGSFALVGCGNPEKDTEWAHHHGRFNIDECVMKNGAELYAQFAYNYLNQN; this is encoded by the coding sequence ATGAATCAGAAAATAAAACAAATAGTTTTAAATAACGAAAGTGAAATGATTGCCTTCCGCCGTGATTTGCACATGCATCCCGAACTCCAATGGCAAGAATTTCGCACAACCGACCAAGTTGCCAAAGAATTAGACAAACTGGACATTCCTTACCGTCGCACGGAACCAACCGGATTAATCGCGGAACTCAAAGGCGGGAAATCAGGAAAAACAGTTGCCTTGCGTGCTGATATGGACGCACTCCCAGTCCAAGAACTAAATCAAGACCTCCCATATAAATCCACAGAAGACGGCAAAATGCACGCCTGTGGTCACGATGCTCATACAGCGATGCTAATAGCCGCGGCAAAAGCACTCGTAGAAATAAAAGACGAACTACCTGGAACAGTTCGCTTCATTTTTCAACCGTCAGAAGAAATTGCGGAGGGCGCCAAAGAAATGATTGCCCAAGGAGCGATGGAAGACGTGGACCACGTGTTTGGAATTCATATCTGGTCCCAAACTCCAAGTGGAAAGATATCGTGCGTAGTCGGCTCCACATTCGCCTCAGCAGATATTATTCAAATCGACTTCAAAGGTCAAGGTGGTCACGGAGCAATGCCGCATGATACAATCGACGCTGCCGTCATCGCTTCCTCGTTCATCATGAATCTCCAAGCCATAGTAGCTCGCGAAACAGACCCCCTTGACCCCGTTGTAGTTACTATTGGCAAAATGGATGTCGGCACTCGCTACAATGTCATCGCAGAAAATGCCCGTTTGGAAGGAACGCTTCGTTGCTTCAACAACACAACGCGCGCCAAAGTCGCAAAATCAATTGAACACTACGCCAAACAAACCGCCGCTATCTACGGTGGCACGGCAGAAATGATATACAAACAAGGCACACAACCAGTAATCAACGACGAAAAAAGCGCACTACTCGTCCAAGAAACAATCACAGAATCATTCGGCGAAGAGATGCTTTACTTTGAACGTCCAACCACGGGCGGCGAAGACTTCAGCTATTTTCAAGATGAAGCTCCCGGAAGTTTCGCACTCGTTGGCTGCGGCAATCCAGAAAAAGACACAGAATGGGCCCATCACCACGGTCGCTTTAATATTGATGAATGTGTTATGAAAAATGGCGCCGAGCTATATGCCCAATTTGCTTATAATTATTTAAATCAAAATTAA
- a CDS encoding serine hydrolase domain-containing protein gives MNRRERRKHKRRKNMIIVLSTVFLMFIATSWMIYEFKSKQEQTVSAPTKKKAATATNPSENAATNEPEETKEPEPVEEKPKETIVKNQEIDNYLQKIGFSGSALVVRDGETIIQKGYMYANRDDKVLNTPDTLFYIGSSQKAIIATALLQLEEKGKINTNDPISKYIPDFPNGNKILVKNFMNHTSGIVGRPNLTSNMTPDQIVKAIEKRGIKSQPGKWDYMDANYTVVGYLVEKISGQPLATYLQENIFNPAGMKHTGYYQKDVDGGKNVSTGYKIDENGVFQSPKLADLTKLYGAGDISMSTTDMYLFDKALMDKKLISEASLKKMFTKGSKSTYGMGFYVDPGSYNSHGVVTGWDVSNSFSHTGRTYVILFSNVQNYIASFGKVNNDIYGFLNK, from the coding sequence ATGAATCGACGCGAAAGACGTAAACACAAAAGACGCAAGAACATGATTATCGTGTTGAGTACTGTATTTCTAATGTTTATTGCCACTAGTTGGATGATATACGAATTCAAAAGTAAACAAGAGCAAACAGTATCCGCACCAACTAAGAAGAAAGCAGCAACTGCGACAAACCCATCGGAAAATGCAGCAACTAATGAGCCAGAAGAAACGAAAGAGCCTGAACCAGTAGAAGAAAAGCCAAAGGAAACAATTGTAAAAAATCAAGAAATTGATAACTATTTACAAAAAATTGGTTTTAGTGGTTCGGCACTTGTAGTTCGCGATGGAGAAACTATCATACAAAAAGGGTATATGTATGCAAATCGTGATGACAAAGTATTGAATACACCAGATACTTTGTTTTATATTGGATCTTCTCAAAAAGCAATCATAGCAACTGCACTTTTACAATTAGAAGAAAAAGGTAAAATAAACACGAATGATCCAATTTCGAAGTATATACCTGATTTTCCTAATGGTAATAAGATTTTAGTGAAGAACTTTATGAATCATACATCTGGTATTGTTGGACGACCAAACTTAACAAGTAATATGACACCGGATCAAATTGTTAAAGCTATTGAGAAGCGGGGAATTAAATCACAACCTGGGAAATGGGATTATATGGATGCTAATTATACTGTAGTGGGTTATCTTGTAGAAAAAATTAGTGGGCAACCTTTAGCCACATATCTTCAAGAAAATATATTTAACCCTGCAGGAATGAAGCATACAGGATACTATCAAAAAGATGTTGATGGGGGAAAAAACGTATCAACAGGCTATAAAATTGATGAAAATGGAGTCTTTCAAAGTCCAAAGCTTGCAGACTTAACGAAATTATATGGTGCAGGGGACATTAGTATGTCTACAACGGATATGTATTTGTTTGACAAAGCATTGATGGATAAAAAATTGATTTCTGAAGCAAGTTTGAAGAAAATGTTCACAAAAGGAAGCAAATCAACTTATGGAATGGGATTCTATGTGGATCCAGGGAGTTATAATAGTCACGGAGTTGTGACCGGATGGGACGTGTCTAATAGCTTTAGCCATACCGGAAGAACTTACGTTATATTATTCTCCAACGTCCAAAACTACATTGCTTCATTCGGAAAAGTGAATAATGATATTTATGGTTTCTTAAATAAATAA
- a CDS encoding Zn-dependent hydrolase has protein sequence MQTNLERIKKHIEKLDTFTATPGQGTTRLTYSKEDLDARNYLKQEMAKVGLTVSEDAIGNIYGRLEGESPDLPAVIVGSHFDSVPNGGAFDGPAGVITGLEVASVFHEQQIKPHFPLEIIAMVEEEGSRFGAGLLASRAITGKVTTEMLHEMKDIDGITAADAMAKLGFNANRVHRAIRTKESVKAFIELHIEQGPILENASEDVALVDTVVGLTQIKVTVKGQAGHAGTTPMLDRKDALVSAVEILGQLPELAIQEGGGTVLTVGKLNVYPNGANVIPDKVIFTVDIRAKDEIHVQNTLAKTKEIIQATEKNGITCEIKDMIYQQPTHLSKEIHQALTESADQLGFKYRTMVSGAGHDAMIFASLTEVGLIFVPSHNGISHAPEEWTDYDKLQKGIEVVLKTVKKWTEESANESENKTNSFK, from the coding sequence ATGCAAACAAATCTTGAAAGAATAAAAAAACACATCGAGAAACTAGATACTTTCACAGCAACTCCGGGTCAGGGGACAACGCGGCTTACATATAGCAAAGAAGACCTCGACGCGCGCAACTATTTAAAACAAGAAATGGCTAAAGTTGGTCTTACTGTTTCAGAAGATGCGATTGGGAATATTTACGGACGACTAGAAGGGGAAAGTCCAGATTTACCAGCAGTAATCGTCGGTTCTCATTTTGACTCTGTGCCAAATGGTGGTGCTTTTGACGGACCAGCTGGCGTCATTACCGGGCTTGAAGTAGCCAGTGTTTTCCACGAACAACAAATTAAACCACATTTTCCGCTTGAAATTATTGCGATGGTGGAAGAAGAAGGCTCTCGTTTTGGCGCAGGACTTCTTGCCTCACGAGCAATCACAGGCAAAGTCACAACAGAAATGCTACACGAAATGAAAGATATAGATGGCATTACAGCTGCGGATGCCATGGCGAAACTAGGATTTAACGCAAACCGAGTACATAGAGCCATTCGCACAAAAGAGTCCGTGAAAGCATTTATCGAACTGCATATCGAACAAGGCCCCATCCTCGAAAATGCCAGTGAAGACGTAGCGCTAGTCGATACAGTAGTCGGTTTAACACAAATCAAAGTAACCGTAAAAGGGCAAGCCGGCCATGCAGGCACAACCCCGATGCTTGACCGAAAAGATGCGCTAGTTTCCGCTGTCGAAATTTTAGGGCAATTGCCAGAACTCGCTATCCAAGAAGGTGGCGGAACTGTGCTAACAGTCGGCAAACTAAACGTCTATCCAAATGGCGCAAATGTTATTCCAGATAAAGTCATTTTCACCGTGGACATTCGCGCAAAAGACGAAATTCACGTCCAAAATACATTAGCAAAAACGAAAGAAATCATTCAAGCCACCGAAAAAAATGGTATTACTTGCGAAATAAAAGATATGATTTACCAACAACCAACCCATTTATCAAAAGAGATTCATCAAGCTCTAACCGAAAGTGCCGACCAATTGGGCTTTAAGTATCGAACAATGGTTAGCGGGGCCGGGCACGACGCGATGATTTTCGCTAGTTTAACCGAAGTGGGCTTGATTTTTGTTCCTAGCCACAACGGCATAAGTCATGCTCCAGAAGAATGGACCGATTACGACAAGCTACAAAAAGGAATTGAAGTCGTACTCAAGACAGTAAAAAAATGGACGGAGGAAAGCGCGAATGAATCAGAAAATAAAACAAATAGTTTTAAATAA
- a CDS encoding sugar-binding transcriptional regulator has protein sequence MKWEEKRDMVKIATWYYHYGWTQAQIAKKIGISRSIISKTLQRAKDLGIVEIFIKDETYYTVDLEQKLEEKFGLEEAIVVATHDMSEEEALNFLAKEAAYTLSKRIAKVKTLGISWGKTIRKFANEFPFIPHKDLTIIPLIGGMGSSDIDLHSNQICYDLKKKMKCHSKYLYAPALVEDTEMKTDLSKNKYISEVLEEGKTVDMAIVGVSSPYNHSTMEEIGYINSEDIEELRYKDVVGDINSRFFTADGKEAKTEINTHVIGLSLEELKNIPTVVALANGLQKKEALVAALNAGLIDVIVITDRMAEYILQKND, from the coding sequence ATGAAATGGGAAGAAAAAAGAGATATGGTGAAAATCGCTACATGGTACTATCACTACGGCTGGACCCAAGCACAAATAGCCAAAAAAATCGGGATATCTAGATCCATTATTTCTAAAACTTTACAACGTGCAAAAGACTTAGGTATTGTGGAAATCTTCATTAAAGACGAAACTTACTACACGGTAGATTTAGAACAAAAATTAGAAGAAAAGTTTGGTCTAGAGGAAGCGATTGTCGTTGCAACGCACGATATGTCTGAGGAAGAAGCACTGAATTTCCTTGCTAAAGAAGCTGCCTACACACTGAGTAAAAGGATTGCTAAAGTAAAAACTCTCGGGATTTCATGGGGGAAAACAATTCGCAAATTTGCTAATGAATTCCCATTCATCCCGCATAAAGACTTAACAATTATTCCGCTTATAGGTGGAATGGGATCGAGTGATATTGATCTGCACTCCAACCAAATTTGTTATGATTTAAAGAAAAAAATGAAATGCCACTCCAAATATTTATATGCGCCTGCGCTCGTTGAAGATACGGAAATGAAAACCGATTTATCCAAAAACAAATATATTAGCGAAGTATTAGAAGAAGGAAAAACGGTTGATATGGCTATTGTCGGTGTATCGAGCCCTTATAATCACAGCACAATGGAAGAAATCGGCTATATTAATTCTGAAGATATTGAAGAACTACGCTATAAAGATGTTGTCGGTGATATTAATTCACGCTTTTTCACAGCAGACGGAAAAGAAGCAAAAACTGAGATTAACACCCATGTCATCGGTCTTAGTCTAGAGGAGTTGAAGAACATCCCAACCGTCGTCGCACTTGCAAACGGATTACAAAAAAAAGAAGCATTAGTGGCAGCTCTTAATGCCGGATTGATAGATGTGATTGTGATTACTGATAGAATGGCCGAATACATTCTTCAAAAAAACGACTAA
- a CDS encoding NAD(P)H-dependent oxidoreductase codes for MTLYRQLLARENENNPIRVGVIGAGQMGFGMISQIAAIPGMSVVGISDIHVEAAQKAADAYNATATKKEKILLSNDFKEIIHSDLVEVVVDATGVPEVGAKISLETLLAKKQLVLLNVEIDITIGPLMKKLYDSAGLVYTGSDGDEPAAITELYEFSKSMGMEVLVAGKGKNNKLKISANPDSCQVEADGKNMASHMLAAFQDGTKTMAEMNLLSNAIGYVPDVVGMHGISGDVDSVIKDLDLKDQGGILNKFGVVEYVDGLAPGVFVIVKGQNEGVSHELSYLMKKGDRDHHILYRPYHLASLETPLTIAKAVLNHDHAIVPMGAPVSETVAVAKKDIATGEKLDGIGGFCVRGVLETHVDMATNGHIPIGLISGEVVARRNIKAGTFINDEDVSLDESTTVWKLRKLQDETFSK; via the coding sequence ATGACTTTATATAGACAGTTACTTGCTCGTGAGAACGAAAATAATCCGATTCGCGTTGGTGTTATCGGCGCTGGTCAAATGGGGTTCGGTATGATTTCGCAAATCGCCGCAATTCCAGGTATGAGTGTCGTTGGTATTAGCGATATTCATGTAGAAGCAGCACAAAAAGCCGCAGATGCTTACAATGCCACCGCTACAAAAAAAGAAAAAATTCTATTATCTAATGACTTTAAAGAAATTATTCATTCTGATCTTGTAGAAGTGGTTGTCGATGCTACTGGTGTTCCAGAAGTCGGCGCAAAAATTTCCTTAGAAACTTTACTTGCTAAAAAACAACTCGTTTTACTTAATGTAGAAATTGATATTACTATCGGACCGTTAATGAAAAAATTATATGACAGCGCTGGCCTCGTATATACTGGCTCCGATGGCGACGAACCCGCTGCAATAACTGAACTTTACGAATTTTCCAAATCAATGGGTATGGAAGTCCTTGTCGCTGGTAAAGGAAAAAATAATAAACTTAAAATCAGCGCTAACCCTGATAGTTGCCAAGTGGAAGCCGACGGGAAAAACATGGCGTCTCACATGCTAGCAGCTTTCCAAGATGGAACTAAAACAATGGCAGAAATGAACTTACTTTCTAATGCTATTGGCTATGTACCAGACGTTGTTGGAATGCATGGTATTTCTGGTGATGTTGATTCTGTCATCAAAGACCTAGACTTAAAAGACCAAGGTGGTATTTTAAACAAATTTGGCGTTGTAGAATATGTAGACGGTTTGGCACCTGGCGTATTCGTTATCGTCAAAGGACAAAATGAAGGCGTTAGTCACGAACTTAGCTACCTCATGAAAAAAGGCGACCGCGATCATCACATCCTTTATCGTCCTTATCACTTAGCAAGCCTTGAAACACCTCTAACCATTGCAAAAGCTGTGTTGAACCACGATCACGCTATTGTTCCAATGGGCGCACCAGTTTCCGAAACGGTTGCAGTTGCTAAAAAAGACATAGCTACAGGTGAAAAATTAGATGGCATTGGCGGTTTCTGTGTACGCGGTGTACTTGAAACTCACGTCGATATGGCAACGAATGGTCATATTCCAATCGGCTTGATTAGCGGTGAGGTAGTAGCCCGCAGAAATATCAAAGCTGGCACATTTATTAATGACGAAGACGTTTCATTAGATGAATCCACTACTGTTTGGAAACTTAGAAAACTGCAGGATGAAACATTTAGTAAATAA
- a CDS encoding transcriptional regulator GutM produces MNIVLIASLIFIAQTCLGFFQVKYYQHHMNKVANKYAGKIGYHLYSEMERLKFRTSAVAIIVVNENHIVHECQILTGKTVFAQFKTFTNYHHKELSEILTELSSKNKNTIQEKAIIKTVNSCMKAL; encoded by the coding sequence ATGAATATTGTCCTTATTGCTTCCCTCATTTTCATTGCTCAGACATGTCTTGGCTTTTTCCAAGTCAAGTATTATCAACATCATATGAACAAAGTTGCGAATAAATATGCTGGGAAAATCGGTTATCATCTTTATTCTGAAATGGAACGACTAAAATTTCGCACGAGTGCTGTAGCCATCATAGTTGTAAATGAAAACCATATTGTTCATGAATGCCAAATTTTAACCGGAAAGACAGTTTTCGCCCAGTTCAAGACTTTCACCAACTACCATCATAAAGAATTATCCGAAATATTAACGGAACTTAGCAGTAAAAATAAGAATACAATTCAAGAAAAAGCAATTATAAAAACAGTCAACAGTTGTATGAAAGCGCTTTAA